A region from the Mucilaginibacter sp. CSA2-8R genome encodes:
- a CDS encoding sce7726 family protein, producing MRDFDIRSTLKQTKLIHFFNDGSSKIVDEFTFPSTNSRIDIAVINCELHGYEIKSSRDTLQRLPNQLIGYEKVLDYLHVVAEPKHIVHIEKILPDWVGLTVCQEVNSNVELLDIKLSNKNPHKEAFHIAKLLWRDEIIDILNANNIKFRKKDRNWLLCEVLAANLELDFISKEVRNKIKLRDSWKLGKQVY from the coding sequence ATGCGGGATTTTGATATCAGAAGCACGTTAAAACAAACGAAGTTAATTCATTTTTTTAATGACGGAAGTTCTAAAATTGTAGATGAATTTACATTTCCTTCTACTAATTCAAGAATAGACATTGCTGTAATTAATTGCGAATTACATGGATACGAAATTAAGAGTTCGAGAGATACCCTACAACGACTTCCAAATCAATTAATTGGTTACGAAAAGGTTCTTGATTATTTGCATGTTGTTGCTGAACCAAAACATATAGTACACATTGAAAAAATCTTACCTGATTGGGTTGGGCTTACTGTATGTCAAGAGGTCAATAGTAATGTAGAATTGTTAGACATAAAACTTAGTAATAAAAACCCTCACAAAGAAGCATTTCATATCGCAAAATTGTTATGGAGAGATGAAATTATTGATATTTTAAACGCAAATAATATAAAATTTCGAAAAAAAGATAGAAATTGGCTACTGTGTGAAGTATTAGCAGCCAACTTAGAACTTGATTTTATCTCTAAAGAAGTTAGAAATAAAATCAAGTTAAGAGATAGTTGGAA